The following coding sequences are from one Solea solea chromosome 4, fSolSol10.1, whole genome shotgun sequence window:
- the mtmr2 gene encoding myotubularin-related protein 2 isoform X3: MEKSGSIDSLGSKRSSSRQPSVDSLSSTSTSRSDRSAQAKPPSAMSSDSMSTSAEFSPELRVSSLHVKPKTAVKQVLRDSEKEEPQLLPNETVQDMAQDITYFCPFTGAVRGTVMVTNYRLFFKSTDREPAFVLDLPLGVVSRVEKIGGASSRGDVSYGLVCKDMRNLRFAHKQMEDTLRKSIFEVLIKFAFPVSNGLQIFAFEYGQVFPENGWKVYDAISEYKRQGIPNESWRITKINDHYELCDTYPSTLAVPVNIPDEELRRVAAFRAKGRIPVLSWIHPESQATVTRCSQPMVGVNGKRSKEDEKYLQAIMDANAQSHKLFIFDVRPCVNAAANKNGGGYESEDAYQNAELVFLDIHNIHVMRESLRKLKDVVYPNIEDSHWLSNLESTHWLEHIKLILAGALRIADKVESGKTSVVVHCSDGWDRTAQLTSLAMLMLDSHYRTIRGFEVLLEKEWLSFGHRFQLRIGHGDKNHTDADRSPVFIQFVDCVWQLTRQFPAAFEFNEYFLVTILDHLYSCLFGTFLCNSEQQRLKEEIPKRTVSLWSYINSQLEDFTNPLYVNYSNHVLFPVVSLRHLELWVGYYIRWNPRMRPQEPVHQRYKELLAKRAELQKRVDELQREVTNRSASSSERAGSPTRSITPVQTFV; encoded by the exons ATGGAGAAGAGCGGCAGCATCGACAGTTTGGGCTCGAAACGCTCCTCCTCACGACAGCCGAGTGTTGATTCATTGTCCAG TACATCGACTTCTCGCTCTGACCGCTCAGCCCAGGCCAAGCCACCCTCTGCCATGTCCTCTGACTCTATGTCCACCTCTGCAGAGTTTTCCCCAGAGCTCCGGGTCAGTAGCCTGCAT GTCAAACCCAAAACTGCAGTCAAA CAGGTGCTTAGAGATTCAGAAAAAGAGGAACCACAGTTGCTTCCAAATGAAACTGTGCAAGACATGG CCCAAGATATCACCTACTTCTGTCCTTTCACTGGAGCGGTGAGAGGGACAGTGATGGTCACAAACTACAGGCTGTTTTTCAAATCCACTGATAGG GAACCAGCATTTGTGCTGGACCTGCCTCTTGGGGTGGTTAGTCGTGTGGAGAAGATTGGAGGTGCTTCAAGCCGCGGTGATGTGTCCTATGGTCTAGTTTGCAAG GATATGCGTAATCTACGATTTGCTCACAAACAGATGGAGGACACACTCAGGAAGTCCATTTTCGAAGTGCTGATAAAATTTGCATTTCCTGTTTCCAATGGGCTG CAAATCTTTGCCTTTGAATACGGGCAAGTTTTTCCCGAAAACGGGTGGAAGGTGTATGACGCCATCTCCGAGTACAAAAGACAG GGTATACCCAACGAAAGCTGGAGGATAACAAAAATCAATGATCACTACGAGCTGTGTGACACCTACCCATCAACTCTGGCGGTGCCCGTCAACATACCAGACGAAGAGCTGAGGAGGGTAGCTGCCTTCCGAGCAAAGGGCAGAATACCT GTTTTATCATGGATCCATCCTGAGAGCCAAGCCACAGTGACGCGCTGCAGTCAGCCCATGGTTGGGGTAAACGGGAAGCGCAGCAAAGAAGATGAGAAATACCTCCAGGCAATCATGGATGCAAATGCCCAGTCCCataaattgttcatttttgatGTCAGGCCCTGTGTCAACGCTGCTGCCAACAAG AACGGTGGTGGATATGAAAGTGAGGACGCTTATCAAAATGCAGAGCTGGTATTCTTGGATATTCACAATATTCATGTGATGAGGGAGTCGCTCCGCAAGCTGAAGGACGTGGTCTATCCTAACATCGAGGACTCCCATTGGCTCTCCAATCTGGAATCCACTCACTGGCTTGAGCACATCAAG ctGATCCTGGCAGGAGCGCTGCGGATTGCAGACAAGGTAGAGTCTGGGAAAACTTCCGTGGTGGTTCACTGTAGCGATGGCTGGGACCGTACAGCCCAACTCACCTCCTTGGCCATGCTCATGCTGGACAGTCACTACCGCACAATTCGCGGCTTCGAGGTGCTCCTGGAGAAAGAGTGGCTGAGCTTCGGTCACCGCTTCCAACTG CGAATTGGTCATGGTGATAAAAACCACACAGATGCAGACCGCTcacctgtttttattcaatttgttGACTGCGTTTGGCAGCTGACTCGTCAG tttCCTGCAGCCTTTGAGTTCAACGAATACTTCCTGGTTACCATACTGGACCACCTGTACAGCTGCCTGTTTGGGACGTTCTTGTGTAACAGTGAACAGCAGAGGTTAAAGGAA GAGATTCCCAAAAGGACAGTATCATTGTGGTCGTACATTAACAGCCAGCTGGAGGACTTCACCAATCCTCTGTATGTGAACTACTCCAACCATGTGCTGTTCCCTGTAGTCAGCCTGCGCCACCTGGAGCTTTGGGTTGGCTATTACATCCGCTGGAACCCGCGCATGAGACCTCAG gaGCCTGTTCATCAGCGCTACAAAGAGCTGCTGGCGAAGCGCGCCGAGCTACAGAAGAGAGTGGACGAGCTACAGAGAGAGGTGACCAATCGCTCCGCTTCCTCTTCTGAGCGGGCTGGCTCCCCCACGCGCTCCATCACTCCAGTGCAGACGTTTGTTTGA
- the mtmr2 gene encoding myotubularin-related protein 2 isoform X4 — protein sequence MEKSGSIDSLGSKRSSSRQPSVDSLSSTSTSRSDRSAQAKPPSAMSSDSMSTSAEFSPELRVKPKTAVKQVLRDSEKEEPQLLPNETVQDMAQDITYFCPFTGAVRGTVMVTNYRLFFKSTDREPAFVLDLPLGVVSRVEKIGGASSRGDVSYGLVCKDMRNLRFAHKQMEDTLRKSIFEVLIKFAFPVSNGLQIFAFEYGQVFPENGWKVYDAISEYKRQGIPNESWRITKINDHYELCDTYPSTLAVPVNIPDEELRRVAAFRAKGRIPVLSWIHPESQATVTRCSQPMVGVNGKRSKEDEKYLQAIMDANAQSHKLFIFDVRPCVNAAANKKNGGGYESEDAYQNAELVFLDIHNIHVMRESLRKLKDVVYPNIEDSHWLSNLESTHWLEHIKLILAGALRIADKVESGKTSVVVHCSDGWDRTAQLTSLAMLMLDSHYRTIRGFEVLLEKEWLSFGHRFQLRIGHGDKNHTDADRSPVFIQFVDCVWQLTRQFPAAFEFNEYFLVTILDHLYSCLFGTFLCNSEQQRLKEEIPKRTVSLWSYINSQLEDFTNPLYVNYSNHVLFPVVSLRHLELWVGYYIRWNPRMRPQEPVHQRYKELLAKRAELQKRVDELQREVTNRSASSSERAGSPTRSITPVQTFV from the exons ATGGAGAAGAGCGGCAGCATCGACAGTTTGGGCTCGAAACGCTCCTCCTCACGACAGCCGAGTGTTGATTCATTGTCCAG TACATCGACTTCTCGCTCTGACCGCTCAGCCCAGGCCAAGCCACCCTCTGCCATGTCCTCTGACTCTATGTCCACCTCTGCAGAGTTTTCCCCAGAGCTCCGG GTCAAACCCAAAACTGCAGTCAAA CAGGTGCTTAGAGATTCAGAAAAAGAGGAACCACAGTTGCTTCCAAATGAAACTGTGCAAGACATGG CCCAAGATATCACCTACTTCTGTCCTTTCACTGGAGCGGTGAGAGGGACAGTGATGGTCACAAACTACAGGCTGTTTTTCAAATCCACTGATAGG GAACCAGCATTTGTGCTGGACCTGCCTCTTGGGGTGGTTAGTCGTGTGGAGAAGATTGGAGGTGCTTCAAGCCGCGGTGATGTGTCCTATGGTCTAGTTTGCAAG GATATGCGTAATCTACGATTTGCTCACAAACAGATGGAGGACACACTCAGGAAGTCCATTTTCGAAGTGCTGATAAAATTTGCATTTCCTGTTTCCAATGGGCTG CAAATCTTTGCCTTTGAATACGGGCAAGTTTTTCCCGAAAACGGGTGGAAGGTGTATGACGCCATCTCCGAGTACAAAAGACAG GGTATACCCAACGAAAGCTGGAGGATAACAAAAATCAATGATCACTACGAGCTGTGTGACACCTACCCATCAACTCTGGCGGTGCCCGTCAACATACCAGACGAAGAGCTGAGGAGGGTAGCTGCCTTCCGAGCAAAGGGCAGAATACCT GTTTTATCATGGATCCATCCTGAGAGCCAAGCCACAGTGACGCGCTGCAGTCAGCCCATGGTTGGGGTAAACGGGAAGCGCAGCAAAGAAGATGAGAAATACCTCCAGGCAATCATGGATGCAAATGCCCAGTCCCataaattgttcatttttgatGTCAGGCCCTGTGTCAACGCTGCTGCCAACAAG AAGAACGGTGGTGGATATGAAAGTGAGGACGCTTATCAAAATGCAGAGCTGGTATTCTTGGATATTCACAATATTCATGTGATGAGGGAGTCGCTCCGCAAGCTGAAGGACGTGGTCTATCCTAACATCGAGGACTCCCATTGGCTCTCCAATCTGGAATCCACTCACTGGCTTGAGCACATCAAG ctGATCCTGGCAGGAGCGCTGCGGATTGCAGACAAGGTAGAGTCTGGGAAAACTTCCGTGGTGGTTCACTGTAGCGATGGCTGGGACCGTACAGCCCAACTCACCTCCTTGGCCATGCTCATGCTGGACAGTCACTACCGCACAATTCGCGGCTTCGAGGTGCTCCTGGAGAAAGAGTGGCTGAGCTTCGGTCACCGCTTCCAACTG CGAATTGGTCATGGTGATAAAAACCACACAGATGCAGACCGCTcacctgtttttattcaatttgttGACTGCGTTTGGCAGCTGACTCGTCAG tttCCTGCAGCCTTTGAGTTCAACGAATACTTCCTGGTTACCATACTGGACCACCTGTACAGCTGCCTGTTTGGGACGTTCTTGTGTAACAGTGAACAGCAGAGGTTAAAGGAA GAGATTCCCAAAAGGACAGTATCATTGTGGTCGTACATTAACAGCCAGCTGGAGGACTTCACCAATCCTCTGTATGTGAACTACTCCAACCATGTGCTGTTCCCTGTAGTCAGCCTGCGCCACCTGGAGCTTTGGGTTGGCTATTACATCCGCTGGAACCCGCGCATGAGACCTCAG gaGCCTGTTCATCAGCGCTACAAAGAGCTGCTGGCGAAGCGCGCCGAGCTACAGAAGAGAGTGGACGAGCTACAGAGAGAGGTGACCAATCGCTCCGCTTCCTCTTCTGAGCGGGCTGGCTCCCCCACGCGCTCCATCACTCCAGTGCAGACGTTTGTTTGA
- the mtmr2 gene encoding myotubularin-related protein 2 isoform X2 produces MEKSGSIDSLGSKRSSSRQPSVDSLSSTSTSRSDRSAQAKPPSAMSSDSMSTSAEFSPELRVSSLHVKPKTAVKVLRDSEKEEPQLLPNETVQDMAQDITYFCPFTGAVRGTVMVTNYRLFFKSTDREPAFVLDLPLGVVSRVEKIGGASSRGDVSYGLVCKDMRNLRFAHKQMEDTLRKSIFEVLIKFAFPVSNGLQIFAFEYGQVFPENGWKVYDAISEYKRQGIPNESWRITKINDHYELCDTYPSTLAVPVNIPDEELRRVAAFRAKGRIPVLSWIHPESQATVTRCSQPMVGVNGKRSKEDEKYLQAIMDANAQSHKLFIFDVRPCVNAAANKKNGGGYESEDAYQNAELVFLDIHNIHVMRESLRKLKDVVYPNIEDSHWLSNLESTHWLEHIKLILAGALRIADKVESGKTSVVVHCSDGWDRTAQLTSLAMLMLDSHYRTIRGFEVLLEKEWLSFGHRFQLRIGHGDKNHTDADRSPVFIQFVDCVWQLTRQFPAAFEFNEYFLVTILDHLYSCLFGTFLCNSEQQRLKEEIPKRTVSLWSYINSQLEDFTNPLYVNYSNHVLFPVVSLRHLELWVGYYIRWNPRMRPQEPVHQRYKELLAKRAELQKRVDELQREVTNRSASSSERAGSPTRSITPVQTFV; encoded by the exons ATGGAGAAGAGCGGCAGCATCGACAGTTTGGGCTCGAAACGCTCCTCCTCACGACAGCCGAGTGTTGATTCATTGTCCAG TACATCGACTTCTCGCTCTGACCGCTCAGCCCAGGCCAAGCCACCCTCTGCCATGTCCTCTGACTCTATGTCCACCTCTGCAGAGTTTTCCCCAGAGCTCCGGGTCAGTAGCCTGCAT GTCAAACCCAAAACTGCAGTCAAA GTGCTTAGAGATTCAGAAAAAGAGGAACCACAGTTGCTTCCAAATGAAACTGTGCAAGACATGG CCCAAGATATCACCTACTTCTGTCCTTTCACTGGAGCGGTGAGAGGGACAGTGATGGTCACAAACTACAGGCTGTTTTTCAAATCCACTGATAGG GAACCAGCATTTGTGCTGGACCTGCCTCTTGGGGTGGTTAGTCGTGTGGAGAAGATTGGAGGTGCTTCAAGCCGCGGTGATGTGTCCTATGGTCTAGTTTGCAAG GATATGCGTAATCTACGATTTGCTCACAAACAGATGGAGGACACACTCAGGAAGTCCATTTTCGAAGTGCTGATAAAATTTGCATTTCCTGTTTCCAATGGGCTG CAAATCTTTGCCTTTGAATACGGGCAAGTTTTTCCCGAAAACGGGTGGAAGGTGTATGACGCCATCTCCGAGTACAAAAGACAG GGTATACCCAACGAAAGCTGGAGGATAACAAAAATCAATGATCACTACGAGCTGTGTGACACCTACCCATCAACTCTGGCGGTGCCCGTCAACATACCAGACGAAGAGCTGAGGAGGGTAGCTGCCTTCCGAGCAAAGGGCAGAATACCT GTTTTATCATGGATCCATCCTGAGAGCCAAGCCACAGTGACGCGCTGCAGTCAGCCCATGGTTGGGGTAAACGGGAAGCGCAGCAAAGAAGATGAGAAATACCTCCAGGCAATCATGGATGCAAATGCCCAGTCCCataaattgttcatttttgatGTCAGGCCCTGTGTCAACGCTGCTGCCAACAAG AAGAACGGTGGTGGATATGAAAGTGAGGACGCTTATCAAAATGCAGAGCTGGTATTCTTGGATATTCACAATATTCATGTGATGAGGGAGTCGCTCCGCAAGCTGAAGGACGTGGTCTATCCTAACATCGAGGACTCCCATTGGCTCTCCAATCTGGAATCCACTCACTGGCTTGAGCACATCAAG ctGATCCTGGCAGGAGCGCTGCGGATTGCAGACAAGGTAGAGTCTGGGAAAACTTCCGTGGTGGTTCACTGTAGCGATGGCTGGGACCGTACAGCCCAACTCACCTCCTTGGCCATGCTCATGCTGGACAGTCACTACCGCACAATTCGCGGCTTCGAGGTGCTCCTGGAGAAAGAGTGGCTGAGCTTCGGTCACCGCTTCCAACTG CGAATTGGTCATGGTGATAAAAACCACACAGATGCAGACCGCTcacctgtttttattcaatttgttGACTGCGTTTGGCAGCTGACTCGTCAG tttCCTGCAGCCTTTGAGTTCAACGAATACTTCCTGGTTACCATACTGGACCACCTGTACAGCTGCCTGTTTGGGACGTTCTTGTGTAACAGTGAACAGCAGAGGTTAAAGGAA GAGATTCCCAAAAGGACAGTATCATTGTGGTCGTACATTAACAGCCAGCTGGAGGACTTCACCAATCCTCTGTATGTGAACTACTCCAACCATGTGCTGTTCCCTGTAGTCAGCCTGCGCCACCTGGAGCTTTGGGTTGGCTATTACATCCGCTGGAACCCGCGCATGAGACCTCAG gaGCCTGTTCATCAGCGCTACAAAGAGCTGCTGGCGAAGCGCGCCGAGCTACAGAAGAGAGTGGACGAGCTACAGAGAGAGGTGACCAATCGCTCCGCTTCCTCTTCTGAGCGGGCTGGCTCCCCCACGCGCTCCATCACTCCAGTGCAGACGTTTGTTTGA
- the mtmr2 gene encoding myotubularin-related protein 2 isoform X5, whose product MEKSGSIDSLGSKRSSSRQPSVDSLSSTSTSRSDRSAQAKPPSAMSSDSMSTSAEFSPELRVKPKTAVKVLRDSEKEEPQLLPNETVQDMAQDITYFCPFTGAVRGTVMVTNYRLFFKSTDREPAFVLDLPLGVVSRVEKIGGASSRGDVSYGLVCKDMRNLRFAHKQMEDTLRKSIFEVLIKFAFPVSNGLQIFAFEYGQVFPENGWKVYDAISEYKRQGIPNESWRITKINDHYELCDTYPSTLAVPVNIPDEELRRVAAFRAKGRIPVLSWIHPESQATVTRCSQPMVGVNGKRSKEDEKYLQAIMDANAQSHKLFIFDVRPCVNAAANKKNGGGYESEDAYQNAELVFLDIHNIHVMRESLRKLKDVVYPNIEDSHWLSNLESTHWLEHIKLILAGALRIADKVESGKTSVVVHCSDGWDRTAQLTSLAMLMLDSHYRTIRGFEVLLEKEWLSFGHRFQLRIGHGDKNHTDADRSPVFIQFVDCVWQLTRQFPAAFEFNEYFLVTILDHLYSCLFGTFLCNSEQQRLKEEIPKRTVSLWSYINSQLEDFTNPLYVNYSNHVLFPVVSLRHLELWVGYYIRWNPRMRPQEPVHQRYKELLAKRAELQKRVDELQREVTNRSASSSERAGSPTRSITPVQTFV is encoded by the exons ATGGAGAAGAGCGGCAGCATCGACAGTTTGGGCTCGAAACGCTCCTCCTCACGACAGCCGAGTGTTGATTCATTGTCCAG TACATCGACTTCTCGCTCTGACCGCTCAGCCCAGGCCAAGCCACCCTCTGCCATGTCCTCTGACTCTATGTCCACCTCTGCAGAGTTTTCCCCAGAGCTCCGG GTCAAACCCAAAACTGCAGTCAAA GTGCTTAGAGATTCAGAAAAAGAGGAACCACAGTTGCTTCCAAATGAAACTGTGCAAGACATGG CCCAAGATATCACCTACTTCTGTCCTTTCACTGGAGCGGTGAGAGGGACAGTGATGGTCACAAACTACAGGCTGTTTTTCAAATCCACTGATAGG GAACCAGCATTTGTGCTGGACCTGCCTCTTGGGGTGGTTAGTCGTGTGGAGAAGATTGGAGGTGCTTCAAGCCGCGGTGATGTGTCCTATGGTCTAGTTTGCAAG GATATGCGTAATCTACGATTTGCTCACAAACAGATGGAGGACACACTCAGGAAGTCCATTTTCGAAGTGCTGATAAAATTTGCATTTCCTGTTTCCAATGGGCTG CAAATCTTTGCCTTTGAATACGGGCAAGTTTTTCCCGAAAACGGGTGGAAGGTGTATGACGCCATCTCCGAGTACAAAAGACAG GGTATACCCAACGAAAGCTGGAGGATAACAAAAATCAATGATCACTACGAGCTGTGTGACACCTACCCATCAACTCTGGCGGTGCCCGTCAACATACCAGACGAAGAGCTGAGGAGGGTAGCTGCCTTCCGAGCAAAGGGCAGAATACCT GTTTTATCATGGATCCATCCTGAGAGCCAAGCCACAGTGACGCGCTGCAGTCAGCCCATGGTTGGGGTAAACGGGAAGCGCAGCAAAGAAGATGAGAAATACCTCCAGGCAATCATGGATGCAAATGCCCAGTCCCataaattgttcatttttgatGTCAGGCCCTGTGTCAACGCTGCTGCCAACAAG AAGAACGGTGGTGGATATGAAAGTGAGGACGCTTATCAAAATGCAGAGCTGGTATTCTTGGATATTCACAATATTCATGTGATGAGGGAGTCGCTCCGCAAGCTGAAGGACGTGGTCTATCCTAACATCGAGGACTCCCATTGGCTCTCCAATCTGGAATCCACTCACTGGCTTGAGCACATCAAG ctGATCCTGGCAGGAGCGCTGCGGATTGCAGACAAGGTAGAGTCTGGGAAAACTTCCGTGGTGGTTCACTGTAGCGATGGCTGGGACCGTACAGCCCAACTCACCTCCTTGGCCATGCTCATGCTGGACAGTCACTACCGCACAATTCGCGGCTTCGAGGTGCTCCTGGAGAAAGAGTGGCTGAGCTTCGGTCACCGCTTCCAACTG CGAATTGGTCATGGTGATAAAAACCACACAGATGCAGACCGCTcacctgtttttattcaatttgttGACTGCGTTTGGCAGCTGACTCGTCAG tttCCTGCAGCCTTTGAGTTCAACGAATACTTCCTGGTTACCATACTGGACCACCTGTACAGCTGCCTGTTTGGGACGTTCTTGTGTAACAGTGAACAGCAGAGGTTAAAGGAA GAGATTCCCAAAAGGACAGTATCATTGTGGTCGTACATTAACAGCCAGCTGGAGGACTTCACCAATCCTCTGTATGTGAACTACTCCAACCATGTGCTGTTCCCTGTAGTCAGCCTGCGCCACCTGGAGCTTTGGGTTGGCTATTACATCCGCTGGAACCCGCGCATGAGACCTCAG gaGCCTGTTCATCAGCGCTACAAAGAGCTGCTGGCGAAGCGCGCCGAGCTACAGAAGAGAGTGGACGAGCTACAGAGAGAGGTGACCAATCGCTCCGCTTCCTCTTCTGAGCGGGCTGGCTCCCCCACGCGCTCCATCACTCCAGTGCAGACGTTTGTTTGA
- the cwc15 gene encoding protein CWC15 homolog produces MTTAARPTFEPARGGRGKGEGDLSALSKQYSSRDLPGHTKIKYRQPTQDPPEEVRARDFRRELEERERANAREKTRERGPREHTTSSSSSSSSKRPRLDQIPAANLDADDPLTDDDEDEDSEEDSDGDDDTAALTAELEKIRKERAEEQERREREQKAEEERIRMENILSGNPLINLAGQQQQQQAIQSQPTFRVKRRWDDDVVFKNCAKGVDEARKEKRFINDTLRSEFHKKFMEKYVK; encoded by the exons ATGACCACAGCTGCAAGACCAACGTTTGAGCCTGcgaggggagggagagggaagggAGAAGGTGATTTGAGTGCTCTGTCTAAGCAGTACTCAAGCCGAGATCTTCCAGGTCATACCAAGATCAAATACAG GCAACCTACCCAGGATCCCCCTGAGGAGGTACGTGCCCGTGACTTCCGGagggagctggaggagagagagcgcGCCAATGCACGTGAAAAGACCAGAGAGAGGGGACCAAGAG AGCACACTACATCgtcatcatcttcctcatcttcaAAGAGACCTAGACTGGATCAGATCCCAGCAGCCAACCTTGATGCAGATGACCCTCTGACTGAT GATGATGAGGACGAGGATTCTGAGGAAGACAGCGATGGTGATGATGACACTGCAGCTCTTACAGCAGAACTTGAGAAGATTAGGAAGGAGCGAGCTGAAGAACAAGAGCGCAGA GAGCGAGAAcaaaaagcagaggaggagaggattcGAATGGAGAATATCTTAAGTGGCAATCCATTGATTAATTTGGCAgggcaacagcaacagcaacaggcAATCCAGAGTCAACCTACATTCAGGGTCAAGAGAAG gtgggatgatgatgttgttttcaaaaACTGCGCAAAAGGAGTGGATGAGGCACGCAAAGAGAAACGCTTTATTAACGATACTCTGCGCTCTGAGTTCCACAAGAAATTCATGGAGAAATATGTTAAGTAA
- the mtmr2 gene encoding myotubularin-related protein 2 isoform X1, with protein MEKSGSIDSLGSKRSSSRQPSVDSLSSTSTSRSDRSAQAKPPSAMSSDSMSTSAEFSPELRVSSLHVKPKTAVKQVLRDSEKEEPQLLPNETVQDMAQDITYFCPFTGAVRGTVMVTNYRLFFKSTDREPAFVLDLPLGVVSRVEKIGGASSRGDVSYGLVCKDMRNLRFAHKQMEDTLRKSIFEVLIKFAFPVSNGLQIFAFEYGQVFPENGWKVYDAISEYKRQGIPNESWRITKINDHYELCDTYPSTLAVPVNIPDEELRRVAAFRAKGRIPVLSWIHPESQATVTRCSQPMVGVNGKRSKEDEKYLQAIMDANAQSHKLFIFDVRPCVNAAANKKNGGGYESEDAYQNAELVFLDIHNIHVMRESLRKLKDVVYPNIEDSHWLSNLESTHWLEHIKLILAGALRIADKVESGKTSVVVHCSDGWDRTAQLTSLAMLMLDSHYRTIRGFEVLLEKEWLSFGHRFQLRIGHGDKNHTDADRSPVFIQFVDCVWQLTRQFPAAFEFNEYFLVTILDHLYSCLFGTFLCNSEQQRLKEEIPKRTVSLWSYINSQLEDFTNPLYVNYSNHVLFPVVSLRHLELWVGYYIRWNPRMRPQEPVHQRYKELLAKRAELQKRVDELQREVTNRSASSSERAGSPTRSITPVQTFV; from the exons ATGGAGAAGAGCGGCAGCATCGACAGTTTGGGCTCGAAACGCTCCTCCTCACGACAGCCGAGTGTTGATTCATTGTCCAG TACATCGACTTCTCGCTCTGACCGCTCAGCCCAGGCCAAGCCACCCTCTGCCATGTCCTCTGACTCTATGTCCACCTCTGCAGAGTTTTCCCCAGAGCTCCGGGTCAGTAGCCTGCAT GTCAAACCCAAAACTGCAGTCAAA CAGGTGCTTAGAGATTCAGAAAAAGAGGAACCACAGTTGCTTCCAAATGAAACTGTGCAAGACATGG CCCAAGATATCACCTACTTCTGTCCTTTCACTGGAGCGGTGAGAGGGACAGTGATGGTCACAAACTACAGGCTGTTTTTCAAATCCACTGATAGG GAACCAGCATTTGTGCTGGACCTGCCTCTTGGGGTGGTTAGTCGTGTGGAGAAGATTGGAGGTGCTTCAAGCCGCGGTGATGTGTCCTATGGTCTAGTTTGCAAG GATATGCGTAATCTACGATTTGCTCACAAACAGATGGAGGACACACTCAGGAAGTCCATTTTCGAAGTGCTGATAAAATTTGCATTTCCTGTTTCCAATGGGCTG CAAATCTTTGCCTTTGAATACGGGCAAGTTTTTCCCGAAAACGGGTGGAAGGTGTATGACGCCATCTCCGAGTACAAAAGACAG GGTATACCCAACGAAAGCTGGAGGATAACAAAAATCAATGATCACTACGAGCTGTGTGACACCTACCCATCAACTCTGGCGGTGCCCGTCAACATACCAGACGAAGAGCTGAGGAGGGTAGCTGCCTTCCGAGCAAAGGGCAGAATACCT GTTTTATCATGGATCCATCCTGAGAGCCAAGCCACAGTGACGCGCTGCAGTCAGCCCATGGTTGGGGTAAACGGGAAGCGCAGCAAAGAAGATGAGAAATACCTCCAGGCAATCATGGATGCAAATGCCCAGTCCCataaattgttcatttttgatGTCAGGCCCTGTGTCAACGCTGCTGCCAACAAG AAGAACGGTGGTGGATATGAAAGTGAGGACGCTTATCAAAATGCAGAGCTGGTATTCTTGGATATTCACAATATTCATGTGATGAGGGAGTCGCTCCGCAAGCTGAAGGACGTGGTCTATCCTAACATCGAGGACTCCCATTGGCTCTCCAATCTGGAATCCACTCACTGGCTTGAGCACATCAAG ctGATCCTGGCAGGAGCGCTGCGGATTGCAGACAAGGTAGAGTCTGGGAAAACTTCCGTGGTGGTTCACTGTAGCGATGGCTGGGACCGTACAGCCCAACTCACCTCCTTGGCCATGCTCATGCTGGACAGTCACTACCGCACAATTCGCGGCTTCGAGGTGCTCCTGGAGAAAGAGTGGCTGAGCTTCGGTCACCGCTTCCAACTG CGAATTGGTCATGGTGATAAAAACCACACAGATGCAGACCGCTcacctgtttttattcaatttgttGACTGCGTTTGGCAGCTGACTCGTCAG tttCCTGCAGCCTTTGAGTTCAACGAATACTTCCTGGTTACCATACTGGACCACCTGTACAGCTGCCTGTTTGGGACGTTCTTGTGTAACAGTGAACAGCAGAGGTTAAAGGAA GAGATTCCCAAAAGGACAGTATCATTGTGGTCGTACATTAACAGCCAGCTGGAGGACTTCACCAATCCTCTGTATGTGAACTACTCCAACCATGTGCTGTTCCCTGTAGTCAGCCTGCGCCACCTGGAGCTTTGGGTTGGCTATTACATCCGCTGGAACCCGCGCATGAGACCTCAG gaGCCTGTTCATCAGCGCTACAAAGAGCTGCTGGCGAAGCGCGCCGAGCTACAGAAGAGAGTGGACGAGCTACAGAGAGAGGTGACCAATCGCTCCGCTTCCTCTTCTGAGCGGGCTGGCTCCCCCACGCGCTCCATCACTCCAGTGCAGACGTTTGTTTGA